A single Cryomorphaceae bacterium DNA region contains:
- a CDS encoding MFS transporter yields MIGLERSIFPQYAQEFFGISSASAILAFITAFGITKAAANYFAGRWANRYGRRRTLLLGWIFALPVPFLLLNAPSWSWVITANVLLGINQGLAWSSTVIMKIDLVGERKRGLAMGINEFAGYLAVGLAAFGTGWLAEHYGLRPYPFYLGMAISWLGLLLSLFAARETRDLIQLERSGHDQADNVFWNTTLKNPNLSSITQAGLVNNLNDGMIWGLLPMLLVSLHFDNAQIGLLVALYPAVWGMGQLFTGRLADRYRIKPILLTGMIVQGLVILGLTRVTEFYTIAALSICLGLGTALVYPTFLTGIAQFAHPEQRAESIGAFRLWRDLGYAIGAVLSGIIADRFGIPAAIMAIGVLTLLSAVVVQFRMPRST; encoded by the coding sequence ATGATTGGCTTGGAACGATCCATCTTCCCTCAATACGCCCAGGAGTTTTTTGGCATCAGCTCCGCCTCGGCCATCCTCGCATTCATCACAGCCTTTGGAATAACCAAAGCTGCGGCCAACTACTTTGCAGGACGATGGGCCAATCGATACGGCCGCCGTAGAACCTTACTGCTGGGGTGGATTTTTGCATTGCCTGTTCCCTTCTTGCTCTTGAACGCCCCCTCATGGTCTTGGGTCATCACCGCCAACGTACTACTTGGCATAAACCAGGGCTTGGCCTGGAGCAGCACGGTCATTATGAAGATCGACCTGGTGGGAGAACGCAAACGCGGCCTCGCCATGGGCATCAATGAGTTTGCAGGATATCTGGCTGTGGGCTTGGCGGCTTTTGGCACCGGCTGGCTGGCGGAGCACTATGGACTTCGCCCCTATCCCTTTTATTTGGGCATGGCGATCAGCTGGCTCGGGTTACTTCTATCCTTATTTGCCGCGCGTGAAACGCGAGACCTAATTCAGCTGGAGCGTTCAGGTCACGATCAGGCCGACAACGTCTTTTGGAACACGACTTTGAAGAACCCCAACCTCAGCTCCATCACTCAAGCGGGTCTGGTCAACAACCTCAATGACGGCATGATCTGGGGCCTGTTGCCCATGCTACTAGTAAGCCTGCATTTTGACAATGCACAGATTGGCCTACTGGTCGCCCTCTATCCTGCTGTTTGGGGAATGGGACAGCTCTTTACCGGGCGACTCGCGGATCGCTATCGGATCAAACCGATTCTGTTGACCGGCATGATCGTGCAAGGGCTTGTCATTCTAGGCTTAACCCGAGTCACTGAGTTTTATACTATTGCCGCATTGTCCATCTGCTTGGGCTTGGGAACAGCTTTGGTCTATCCGACTTTTTTAACGGGAATTGCTCAGTTCGCTCATCCCGAGCAACGAGCGGAGAGTATTGGTGCATTCCGATTGTGGCGGGATTTGGGCTACGCTATTGGCGCCGTGCTCTCTGGAATAATTGCGGATCGATTCGGCATTCCCGCGGCTATCATGGCTATCGGCGTCCTCACCCTACTAAGCGCCGTAGTGGTCCAATTCAGAATGCCTCGTTCAACTTAA
- a CDS encoding RNA methyltransferase, translating into MRELLLSLVTEQRRERFEEVLRWRTRHLTVVVENLYQPHNASAVIRSCDCFGIQDIHIIENEHVFDPSENISLGSQKWVTQRRHNQLEHNTKACIQALRADGYRIVATTPHTNDQELHELSLDQPLALFFGSEKPGLTEHVLEEADDFVRIPMYGFTESFNISVSAALTLYDLTTRLHQSELNWALTENEKNELRLEWAMKSAPRGADIHARWLEGQR; encoded by the coding sequence TTGCGCGAGCTCCTCTTATCGCTCGTCACGGAGCAACGGAGAGAGCGATTTGAGGAAGTCCTTCGCTGGCGTACGAGACATCTTACCGTCGTAGTGGAAAATCTATACCAGCCACACAATGCCAGTGCGGTCATCAGGAGCTGTGATTGCTTCGGTATTCAAGACATCCATATCATCGAAAACGAGCATGTTTTTGACCCCTCCGAGAACATCTCCTTGGGTTCGCAAAAGTGGGTGACCCAGCGTCGACATAACCAGCTAGAGCACAATACAAAGGCGTGTATTCAAGCCCTGCGGGCCGATGGTTATCGCATCGTGGCCACCACTCCACACACCAACGATCAAGAACTGCATGAGCTCTCTTTGGACCAGCCTTTGGCTTTATTTTTCGGTTCGGAAAAGCCGGGGTTAACCGAGCACGTTCTTGAAGAAGCAGATGATTTTGTTCGAATCCCGATGTACGGCTTTACGGAGAGCTTTAATATCTCTGTATCGGCGGCTCTCACCTTGTACGACCTCACTACTCGGTTGCATCAGTCTGAGCTCAATTGGGCATTAACCGAGAACGAGAAAAACGAACTAAGACTCGAGTGGGCCATGAAAAGTGCTCCGCGAGGAGCCGATATCCATGCTCGCTGGTTAGAAGGTCAGCGTTGA
- a CDS encoding putative DNA binding domain-containing protein: MHPVVHMIREGEHQQQDFKFRVDDARKIAITLAAFANTDGGRLLVGVKDNGKIAGVRTSEEWHVIEGAADLYCDPPVDVEAHRWEVEGKEVLEVLVNPRGRKVHKAQDSEGRWWAFFRKGDRNLKAHIVQMALWQEKIESRGSLIELLPEEKKVLELLREEPRALNEIQRAVGMPRRALVTYLAHLMRWELIELDFEGERPHQWRFQLIQSLQS; this comes from the coding sequence ATGCATCCAGTAGTCCATATGATTCGAGAAGGAGAGCATCAACAGCAAGACTTTAAGTTTCGCGTCGACGATGCCCGAAAAATAGCGATCACACTAGCAGCCTTTGCCAATACTGATGGCGGTCGATTATTGGTGGGTGTCAAGGATAACGGAAAGATAGCCGGAGTACGCACGTCGGAAGAATGGCATGTGATTGAAGGTGCTGCGGACCTGTATTGTGACCCTCCCGTGGATGTAGAGGCGCATCGCTGGGAAGTCGAAGGAAAAGAAGTCTTAGAAGTGCTCGTTAACCCGAGAGGACGCAAAGTCCATAAGGCTCAAGATTCGGAAGGTCGCTGGTGGGCATTTTTCCGGAAAGGAGACCGCAACCTGAAGGCTCATATTGTACAAATGGCCTTATGGCAAGAGAAGATTGAGTCACGAGGCTCTCTTATTGAACTACTGCCCGAGGAGAAGAAAGTGCTTGAACTGCTGCGTGAAGAACCTCGCGCCTTGAATGAAATACAACGCGCCGTGGGGATGCCACGGCGCGCTTTAGTTACTTACCTCGCCCATCTGATGAGATGGGAATTAATCGAGTTGGATTTTGAAGGAGAACGACCTCATCAGTGGCGCTTCCAACTCATCCAGTCATTACAGTCTTGA
- a CDS encoding aminoacyl-histidine dipeptidase, giving the protein MSQDVRSLEPKVLWNYFEDLNAVPRPSKKEERVIQFMVDFGNSLGLETVTDAVGNVRIRKGATEGMEDRQMVTLQSHLDMVHQKNAATDFDFDTEGIRSFVDGDWVKAEGTTLGADNGMGVASIMTLLASTDIAHPALEALFTIDEETGMTGAKGLEPGFLEGDILLNLDTEDDDELSIGCAGGIDTIVEMDYSEEALPAGSSGVRIAVNGLKGGHSGMDIHLGRGNANKIMNRLLFETQERFGLRISEVDGGGLRNAIPRESFASVVVSDVEGFLQHVKELGETIKTELRSTEPNLAIEATRADVSGKVMSTEAQDQILRALYSMVNGVYRMSADIPDLVETSSNLARVIIKEGHFNMQSLQRSSVDTAKDDIAASIRATFQMIGAQVRHEGSYPGWTPDPDSSILNIMGDLYRELNNEEPNILACHAGLECGLLGTHYPEMDMISFGPNIRNPHSPDEMVQISSVQKYWNFLLETLQRIPVKA; this is encoded by the coding sequence ATGAGCCAAGATGTGCGTTCACTAGAACCTAAAGTACTCTGGAACTATTTTGAAGACCTCAATGCTGTACCTCGTCCTTCCAAGAAAGAAGAACGAGTCATTCAGTTTATGGTTGATTTTGGAAACTCTTTAGGCCTGGAAACCGTCACAGATGCTGTGGGTAACGTTCGCATCCGCAAAGGGGCAACCGAAGGCATGGAAGACCGCCAAATGGTCACGCTTCAGAGCCATTTGGATATGGTGCATCAAAAGAATGCCGCCACCGACTTTGATTTCGATACCGAAGGGATCCGGAGTTTCGTTGACGGCGATTGGGTCAAGGCAGAAGGAACTACACTTGGAGCGGACAATGGAATGGGGGTTGCGTCTATCATGACCCTACTTGCTTCAACAGATATTGCACATCCCGCTTTAGAAGCACTTTTTACCATTGACGAAGAAACGGGAATGACAGGTGCCAAAGGTTTGGAGCCTGGATTTTTAGAAGGCGATATTTTGCTCAACCTCGATACAGAGGATGATGATGAGTTGAGCATCGGCTGTGCCGGAGGAATCGATACCATTGTAGAAATGGACTACTCAGAAGAGGCATTGCCGGCCGGATCTTCAGGGGTTCGTATTGCTGTGAACGGTCTCAAAGGCGGTCACAGTGGTATGGACATTCACCTCGGACGTGGAAACGCCAACAAAATTATGAACCGCTTGCTCTTCGAAACCCAAGAGCGCTTTGGACTGCGCATCTCCGAAGTAGACGGGGGAGGACTTCGCAATGCGATTCCTCGTGAAAGCTTTGCCAGCGTTGTGGTTTCTGATGTAGAGGGCTTTTTGCAACATGTAAAAGAGCTCGGCGAAACCATCAAAACTGAACTGCGATCTACAGAGCCGAATCTAGCCATTGAGGCTACTCGGGCCGACGTATCGGGCAAGGTGATGAGTACAGAAGCTCAAGATCAAATTCTCCGAGCATTGTACAGTATGGTGAATGGCGTTTACCGTATGAGTGCCGATATCCCAGACTTGGTAGAGACGAGTAGCAACTTGGCTCGAGTGATCATCAAAGAAGGCCACTTCAACATGCAAAGTCTTCAGCGCAGTTCTGTTGATACCGCAAAAGATGACATTGCCGCCAGCATTCGAGCTACCTTCCAGATGATTGGAGCCCAAGTGCGCCACGAAGGATCGTATCCGGGATGGACACCTGATCCAGATTCGTCCATCTTGAACATTATGGGAGATCTATATCGTGAGCTAAATAACGAAGAGCCCAATATTTTGGCTTGCCACGCCGGTCTCGAGTGCGGATTATTAGGAACGCATTATCCCGAAATGGATATGATCAGCTTTGGTCCGAACATCCGAAATCCACACTCACCGGATGAAATGGTTCAAATCTCCTCGGTTCAGAAATACTGGAACTTTTTGCTCGAGACCCTTCAGCGCATTCCAGTAAAGGCGTGA
- a CDS encoding glycosyltransferase family 39 protein, giving the protein MAKKRKKAIKTRKNWDEFGSIRYLDMLIFVFLIAAVFLTYTTSEKREFVHWDDNEYVFENSMILNSETRAPEFFEADFTGLLSVAFGSKERNEIDTRTIVVANYHPLTMVTLFWNWNSGAGQFGPFFNTNLWLHILNSVLVYLFVVRLYPSRWVGFFAAALFALHPMHVESVAWISERKDVLYTAFFLLGLLAYHQHIKRRGWIWYSATFVAMVLSCLSKPAAVVFPLVLILLELLRAQRLAWSRIAKVLPFFAVAFFFGLVTLGAQSEAINDGDAFTFFDRLTLGFWANSRYLFSFLFPSGFSTMHPLPSEIIPQYYTGWVVSLLFFGGIIFAFYSGKKLLSFGLAFYFVTIVLVLQFLGVGSAIVAERYTYLPYVGLSITLLVALHEWLNRNSLVKGKGLAVSGILAVMIFVFGTQTKAQSSVWANSNLLWSQVIDEYPDAYLGYKSRGYYLSILAKEQSNSDLFRQAIEDYDRAIARESKAENLTEVYTIRGYAEFVLGNDSKAVEDYNSALGYDSENDQALSNRGVALVRLQRYSEALPDLNATVDSPEYRAQSLKARSVLYFYTGDYSRCISDVNAYLILVPDEYDMMNQKAVAQINLGQNNDATETLSQAIQLAGSNHPSLKSFYSNRALAYDRLGRSDLAQSDRLKASQL; this is encoded by the coding sequence ATGGCTAAAAAGAGAAAGAAGGCGATTAAGACACGAAAAAATTGGGATGAGTTCGGTAGTATTAGGTATCTAGACATGCTCATTTTCGTTTTTTTGATCGCAGCTGTTTTTTTGACGTACACCACTAGCGAAAAAAGGGAGTTTGTGCACTGGGATGACAATGAATACGTTTTCGAAAACTCCATGATCCTAAATAGCGAAACGAGGGCTCCGGAATTCTTCGAGGCTGATTTTACGGGTCTTCTTTCCGTTGCTTTTGGTTCCAAGGAGCGCAACGAAATAGATACGAGGACCATTGTTGTGGCCAATTATCATCCTTTGACGATGGTTACGCTGTTTTGGAATTGGAATTCTGGAGCAGGACAATTTGGCCCATTTTTCAATACCAACCTCTGGCTCCATATTCTGAATTCAGTATTGGTCTATTTATTCGTTGTTCGACTCTATCCAAGCAGGTGGGTAGGATTCTTTGCGGCCGCACTTTTTGCACTTCATCCTATGCACGTTGAATCCGTGGCGTGGATTTCTGAAAGAAAAGATGTGCTTTACACTGCATTTTTCTTGCTCGGATTATTAGCCTACCATCAGCATATCAAAAGACGAGGATGGATTTGGTATTCGGCTACTTTTGTGGCTATGGTATTGTCTTGTTTGAGTAAACCGGCAGCCGTCGTTTTTCCCTTAGTACTTATCCTTTTGGAATTATTGAGAGCTCAGCGATTAGCTTGGTCAAGGATCGCAAAGGTTCTCCCATTTTTCGCGGTTGCCTTCTTTTTTGGACTCGTGACCTTAGGTGCGCAATCAGAGGCGATCAACGATGGAGACGCGTTTACTTTTTTTGACCGTTTGACCCTAGGGTTTTGGGCGAATTCAAGATATCTTTTCAGTTTTCTGTTTCCATCAGGCTTTTCCACCATGCACCCATTGCCGAGTGAAATTATTCCACAGTACTATACCGGTTGGGTGGTTTCGCTCCTGTTTTTTGGCGGAATAATATTCGCGTTTTACTCGGGCAAAAAACTGCTTTCTTTCGGGCTGGCCTTTTATTTTGTCACGATCGTTCTGGTGTTGCAATTTCTAGGTGTGGGTTCCGCTATAGTAGCTGAACGATATACATACCTACCTTATGTAGGACTGTCCATCACTCTTTTGGTTGCCCTTCACGAATGGCTAAACCGAAACTCATTGGTCAAGGGGAAGGGACTTGCCGTTTCCGGGATTCTTGCCGTGATGATCTTTGTTTTTGGCACACAGACGAAGGCACAATCCTCGGTTTGGGCAAATAGCAATCTTCTATGGTCCCAAGTTATTGACGAATATCCAGATGCGTACTTAGGATACAAGAGCAGGGGGTATTATTTAAGTATTCTAGCAAAGGAGCAATCAAATTCAGACTTATTTAGACAAGCTATAGAGGACTATGACCGAGCAATTGCGCGCGAATCCAAGGCTGAGAATCTGACCGAAGTTTATACCATTCGCGGATACGCCGAATTTGTATTAGGCAACGATTCTAAGGCTGTGGAAGATTACAATTCTGCCTTGGGCTACGACAGCGAGAATGACCAAGCTCTTTCTAATCGCGGAGTTGCTTTGGTCCGTTTACAGCGTTATTCTGAAGCCTTGCCCGATTTGAATGCTACGGTCGATAGCCCGGAATATCGAGCCCAGTCCCTAAAAGCTAGGAGTGTTCTATACTTCTATACAGGAGATTATTCGCGATGCATCTCAGATGTAAATGCATATTTGATCCTCGTGCCTGATGAATACGACATGATGAATCAAAAAGCCGTCGCCCAAATAAATTTGGGCCAAAATAATGATGCTACTGAAACTCTATCTCAGGCTATACAACTGGCCGGAAGCAATCACCCCTCGTTAAAGAGTTTCTACAGCAACAGAGCCTTGGCCTACGATCGATTGGGCAGATCGGACCTCGCTCAAAGTGATCGTCTAAAGGCAAGTCAGCTTTAG
- a CDS encoding DNA-3-methyladenine glycosylase I — protein MSEVATNTYCHFVAGVEPHNVHRIYHDTQYGFPIDEDNEFFGRLILEINQAGLNWTTILNKQENFRKAYDNFDIATIAAYGESDRERLLSDAGIIRNKLKVNAAIHNANQILGLQNEYGSFKAWLDHHHPMDKESWVKLFKKTFKFTGGEITGEFLMSTGYLPGAHDPNCPIQHKIDALK, from the coding sequence ATGAGCGAAGTAGCTACCAATACCTATTGTCATTTTGTGGCTGGTGTGGAACCCCATAACGTTCATCGAATCTATCACGACACTCAGTACGGCTTTCCGATTGACGAAGACAATGAATTCTTTGGGCGCCTGATTTTGGAAATCAATCAAGCCGGATTGAACTGGACCACCATCCTCAACAAACAGGAGAATTTTAGGAAAGCCTATGACAACTTTGACATCGCAACAATCGCGGCCTACGGAGAATCGGACCGCGAGCGACTGTTGAGTGATGCCGGCATCATCCGGAATAAACTCAAGGTCAATGCCGCTATTCACAACGCCAATCAGATTCTAGGACTGCAGAACGAGTATGGATCATTCAAAGCATGGCTGGACCACCATCACCCTATGGATAAGGAATCATGGGTGAAGCTTTTTAAAAAGACCTTCAAGTTCACAGGGGGCGAGATCACCGGCGAGTTCCTCATGAGTACCGGATATTTACCTGGCGCACATGATCCTAACTGCCCCATTCAGCACAAAATAGACGCCTTGAAGTGA
- the umuD gene encoding translesion error-prone DNA polymerase V autoproteolytic subunit has protein sequence MQITPLHNGPTISLPLFDYSVSAGTPSYVTGTVDRTIDLNRELVLNPRDSFCVRVNGQSMVDAGIDDGDLLVVDKKLAPEDGRIVLAVVNGDFTVKRLLKNAGRVVLQPENKAFTALEIDEYMDFRIWGVVTGVIKSFL, from the coding sequence ATGCAAATCACTCCTCTACATAACGGGCCAACCATATCCCTTCCCCTATTCGACTACAGCGTGTCGGCAGGAACTCCTTCCTATGTTACGGGCACGGTAGACCGAACCATCGATCTGAATCGCGAGCTCGTGCTCAATCCGCGAGATAGCTTTTGCGTCCGCGTGAACGGTCAAAGCATGGTGGACGCGGGTATTGATGACGGTGACCTGCTGGTCGTAGACAAGAAACTTGCTCCTGAAGACGGTCGCATCGTACTTGCTGTAGTGAATGGAGACTTCACGGTAAAGCGCTTGCTGAAAAATGCTGGCCGCGTTGTTCTTCAACCCGAGAACAAGGCCTTCACCGCATTGGAAATCGATGAATACATGGATTTCCGCATTTGGGGCGTCGTGACCGGCGTGATCAAATCCTTTCTATAA
- a CDS encoding DUF2892 domain-containing protein yields MLNKIIKIVLTAGLLAWSVFQFIEGNIGNGILLVLLAALVVLLIFRHEMLLIAFWFVRKGDLEKAEKYLDRIKQPQHLIRAQEAYYYFMRGLTTSQKGGVFEAEKFFKKALNTGLRMSHDRAMAKLSLAGAAMSRRRKREAQNLITEAKKLDKHGLLDEQIKLMKEQMKRV; encoded by the coding sequence ATGCTCAATAAAATCATAAAGATCGTCTTGACTGCGGGTTTGCTTGCCTGGTCGGTCTTCCAATTCATCGAAGGGAATATCGGAAACGGAATCCTCTTGGTCCTTTTGGCCGCATTGGTGGTCCTGTTGATTTTCCGTCACGAAATGCTACTCATCGCCTTTTGGTTTGTCCGCAAAGGAGATTTAGAGAAAGCGGAAAAGTACTTGGATCGCATCAAGCAGCCTCAACACTTGATTCGCGCTCAAGAGGCATACTACTACTTCATGCGCGGATTGACCACCAGTCAAAAGGGTGGTGTCTTTGAAGCGGAGAAGTTCTTCAAGAAGGCCCTCAACACGGGTTTGCGCATGTCGCACGACCGAGCTATGGCCAAGCTTTCCTTGGCCGGAGCAGCGATGAGTCGCCGCCGTAAGCGCGAAGCTCAGAACCTCATCACCGAAGCGAAGAAACTGGACAAGCACGGTCTGCTCGACGAGCAAATCAAGCTCATGAAAGAGCAGATGAAGCGCGTTTAA
- a CDS encoding outer membrane beta-barrel protein, producing MKVLKTTLAVLALSLGITAHGQSYTDVYYTVGFPVGETGDKIDDVSWRSFGFEWGQELEEDRSIGFELGWYVYSGQERNARIELNDEGTAILQGTKITYYNVFPMQANYRYFLGEGDFRPFVGLALGTTFISERIDMGIYSVSSDRFRFSGTPEVGGEYWVHSRMRVFLSARYFYAFANRKDNIDALGDPFSSIMLRFGIRSRL from the coding sequence ATGAAAGTATTGAAGACGACCTTGGCCGTTTTGGCCTTAAGTTTGGGGATTACCGCACATGGACAATCCTATACGGATGTATATTACACCGTAGGTTTCCCAGTTGGAGAAACGGGCGATAAGATCGATGATGTAAGTTGGCGAAGCTTTGGATTTGAGTGGGGTCAAGAACTTGAAGAGGATCGATCCATTGGATTTGAGCTTGGGTGGTATGTATATAGCGGGCAAGAGCGAAATGCTCGAATTGAGCTCAACGATGAAGGAACGGCTATTCTCCAAGGAACGAAGATTACCTATTACAACGTTTTCCCGATGCAGGCGAACTATCGCTACTTCTTGGGAGAAGGTGACTTCAGACCATTCGTTGGATTGGCCTTGGGAACCACCTTTATTTCAGAGCGAATCGACATGGGAATCTACTCGGTTTCTTCAGATCGCTTCCGATTCTCCGGAACTCCGGAAGTAGGAGGGGAGTACTGGGTACATTCAAGAATGCGAGTGTTCTTAAGCGCAAGATACTTCTATGCCTTTGCCAATCGCAAAGACAACATCGATGCCTTGGGAGATCCGTTCAGTTCCATCATGCTTCGATTCGGAATCCGATCAAGACTGTAA
- a CDS encoding DUF4136 domain-containing protein, translating to MNTNFRLRKFFFVAVLAGAMGSLLSSCYPEEVNSYSELDLVFTNYDETYDFGSVMTYHLPDTVIPILDEDDDPDDVNTTNDAFILQEIRKQLGEAGLVYEADTSADFDVVFIATKMKTTTLVYWYDYWYGYWGWYPGYYPGWGWGYPSVSSYTTGTLHISMYDPDNFDDESEIVPVEWNGFANGLLNVTGTQTTRNRISIALEKMFNEFPNE from the coding sequence ATGAATACCAACTTCCGCCTGCGCAAATTCTTCTTTGTAGCAGTGTTGGCGGGGGCAATGGGATCCTTGCTTTCTAGCTGTTATCCAGAAGAGGTAAACAGCTATTCGGAGCTGGATCTGGTCTTTACCAACTACGATGAAACATATGATTTCGGTAGTGTTATGACGTACCACTTACCCGATACCGTGATTCCTATTTTAGACGAAGACGATGATCCGGATGACGTGAACACAACAAACGATGCTTTCATCCTTCAAGAAATTCGCAAACAGCTCGGTGAGGCGGGATTGGTGTATGAAGCCGATACGTCTGCCGATTTCGACGTCGTTTTCATTGCGACGAAAATGAAGACGACGACCTTGGTGTACTGGTATGACTACTGGTACGGCTACTGGGGATGGTACCCAGGTTATTATCCAGGTTGGGGATGGGGATATCCATCTGTTTCAAGTTACACCACTGGAACCCTTCACATCAGTATGTACGATCCGGACAACTTCGATGATGAATCTGAAATTGTCCCTGTGGAGTGGAATGGTTTCGCCAACGGTCTGCTTAATGTGACCGGAACGCAAACTACACGCAACCGAATCTCGATTGCTTTGGAAAAGATGTTCAACGAATTCCCAAATGAATAA
- a CDS encoding DUF4918 family protein, which yields MTTWAQRILNANEQFEPETWKLPNGIHALDPFGGSESDSVRKINEAFYQKFYNDEHPRKLILGINPGRLGAGATGVPFTDTKRMEAVCGISTEGMRTHEPSSVFVYEVIEAYGGPELFYKDLFIHSVCPLGFVKDKPGGGKAVNYNYYDDRQLEEAVTPYITKWLNELASWPVRLEQIYCLGSGKNFKYLQRWNKKYQIFGEIIPLDHPRFVMQYRAKRKQEYLDKYLYYLQA from the coding sequence ATGACCACATGGGCCCAGCGCATATTAAACGCAAATGAACAATTTGAACCGGAAACTTGGAAGCTGCCAAATGGGATTCACGCTCTAGATCCTTTTGGAGGATCTGAATCCGATTCGGTTCGAAAAATAAACGAGGCCTTTTATCAAAAGTTCTACAACGACGAACATCCTCGAAAACTCATCTTGGGAATTAACCCAGGTCGCTTGGGAGCTGGGGCTACCGGAGTTCCATTCACCGACACCAAGCGAATGGAAGCCGTTTGTGGTATTTCAACTGAAGGGATGAGAACACATGAGCCTTCATCCGTCTTTGTTTACGAAGTCATCGAAGCATATGGAGGACCAGAGCTCTTTTACAAGGACTTATTTATTCATTCAGTATGTCCATTGGGATTTGTAAAAGACAAACCGGGTGGAGGAAAGGCAGTAAACTACAACTACTACGATGATCGGCAACTAGAAGAAGCGGTAACCCCATACATCACCAAATGGCTGAATGAACTCGCTTCTTGGCCCGTACGGTTGGAACAGATTTACTGCCTTGGGTCAGGAAAGAATTTCAAGTACCTTCAGCGTTGGAATAAAAAATATCAAATTTTTGGTGAAATTATTCCCTTGGATCACCCTCGGTTCGTCATGCAATATCGGGCGAAGCGGAAACAAGAGTATCTCGATAAATACCTCTATTACTTACAAGCTTAG
- a CDS encoding OsmC family protein: MRFVNIKFENRSGQRLAARLELPIDQHPEHFAIFAHCFTCSKNLSAVKNISHALSRKGFGVLRFDFTGLGNSEGDFAETNFSSNVDDLLDAAEYLRQNHRAPSILVGHSLGGAAVYFAANELESVEAVVSIGAPSEPEHVRHLVQNKEEEILEAGEAEVNIGGRAFTIQKHFLEDLESRKLEAILPYMRKSILIMHSPQDETVEVENARLLYNAAHHPKSFVSLDGADHLLSNGEDSFYVGEVIASWASRYLPRKEEKTLKSKHDVVGRIGTQKYTTDIQIDGHNIIADEPKDAGGQDFGPTPYDLVSAGLVACTSMTLRMYADHKGWPLTGVTVHVDHGKRHAEDCAAVDEGGKKIDHFDRFIELEGDLDESQRKRLLQIADKCPVHKTLHEEVVVNTQLL; the protein is encoded by the coding sequence ATGCGATTTGTCAATATAAAATTCGAAAACCGGAGCGGACAGCGCCTTGCGGCGCGATTAGAGCTGCCCATTGACCAACACCCGGAGCACTTTGCCATCTTCGCCCACTGCTTCACCTGTTCCAAGAACTTGAGTGCCGTAAAGAACATCTCCCATGCCTTGAGCAGAAAGGGATTTGGTGTATTGCGCTTCGATTTCACGGGTCTTGGGAACAGCGAAGGGGATTTCGCTGAAACGAATTTCAGCAGCAATGTGGACGATCTACTAGATGCCGCGGAATACCTGCGTCAAAACCACAGAGCACCTTCGATTTTGGTCGGACATTCATTGGGTGGGGCCGCCGTGTACTTTGCCGCAAATGAATTGGAATCTGTCGAGGCCGTTGTGTCCATCGGGGCTCCCTCAGAGCCCGAGCACGTGCGACATCTCGTGCAAAACAAGGAGGAAGAAATCCTGGAGGCCGGGGAGGCCGAAGTGAACATCGGAGGAAGAGCCTTTACGATTCAAAAGCACTTTCTAGAAGACCTAGAGTCCCGAAAGCTTGAGGCCATTCTGCCCTATATGCGAAAGTCCATCCTCATCATGCACTCCCCTCAGGATGAAACAGTTGAAGTAGAGAATGCGCGATTACTCTACAATGCGGCACACCACCCCAAGAGCTTTGTCTCTCTAGACGGGGCTGATCATTTATTGAGCAACGGCGAAGACTCCTTCTACGTTGGAGAGGTCATTGCTTCATGGGCCTCGCGCTACTTGCCGCGAAAAGAAGAAAAGACCCTTAAGTCCAAGCACGACGTTGTCGGTCGTATCGGTACGCAGAAGTACACCACGGATATTCAGATTGACGGGCACAACATTATAGCTGATGAGCCCAAAGACGCAGGTGGACAAGACTTCGGCCCTACACCATATGACTTGGTCAGCGCTGGATTGGTCGCATGTACGTCCATGACTCTCCGTATGTACGCGGATCACAAAGGATGGCCCTTAACGGGTGTAACCGTTCACGTGGATCACGGAAAACGGCACGCCGAAGATTGTGCCGCCGTAGATGAAGGCGGGAAGAAAATCGATCACTTTGATCGGTTCATCGAATTGGAGGGAGACTTGGACGAAAGCCAAAGAAAACGGCTCTTGCAAATCGCGGATAAATGTCCCGTTCACAAAACCCTTCACGAAGAAGTCGTGGTCAACACCCAGTTGTTATGA